A section of the Saccopteryx leptura isolate mSacLep1 chromosome 6, mSacLep1_pri_phased_curated, whole genome shotgun sequence genome encodes:
- the PTTG1 gene encoding securin, which produces MATVIFVDKENGEPGALVTPKDRRKLGPRPIRALGGKSQVSTPHVGKVFDAPPAIPKAPRKALGTVNRTTEKSSKTKGPLKQKQTDFGAKKKVAEKTGKAKSSVPASDDTFPEIEKFFPFNPQDFESFDLPEEHQIAQLPLNGVPLMILDEDRKLEELFHLGPPSPLKMPSPPWGSNLLESPSSILSALDVELPPVCYDSDLSF; this is translated from the exons ATGGCTACTGTGATCTTTGTGGATAAGGAGAATGGAGAACCAGGCGCACTTGTGACTCCTAAGGACCGGCGGAAGCTGGGGCCCCGGCCTA tcaGAGCTTTAGGTGGGAAATCTCAGGTTTCAACACCCCATGTTGGCAAAGTGTTTGATGCTCCACCAGCCATACCTAAAGCTCCCAGGAAGGCTCTGGGAACTGTCAACAGAACGACAGAAAAGTCATCAAAGACCAAGGGACCtctcaaacagaaacagacagacttcGGTGCTAAAAAGAAG GTGGCTGAGAAGACTGGTAAAGCCAAGAGCTCTGTTCCTGCCTCAGATGACACCtttccagaaatagaaaaattctttCCCTTCAATCCTCAAG ACTTTGAGAGTTTCGACCTGCCCGAAGAACACCAGATCGCGCAGCTCCCCTTGAACGGGGTGCCCCTCATGATCCTTGATGAGGACAGGAAGCTCGAAGAGCTGTTCCACCTCGGCCCCCCTTCGCCTCTGAAGATGCCCTCTCCACCCTGGGGGTCCA ATCTGTTGGAGTCTCCCTCAAGCATTCTGTCAGCTCTGGATGTTGAATTGCCGCCTGTTTGCTATGACTCAGATTTAagtttctaa